In Vicia villosa cultivar HV-30 ecotype Madison, WI unplaced genomic scaffold, Vvil1.0 ctg.001605F_1_1, whole genome shotgun sequence, the sequence GAGATCAATCGAAAAATGGTTAACATAAGAAGTTTTAGGTGGCTTCAATGCAGACATAAGTTGTTAAAGATAACTTGACAAGTtagagaaaaaagaataaataataagaaCAGGAATCTCCATGAAGATGAATTCTAACAACACTCACACTCACTTTTCAACACTTTATGATTGACAGAAACCCTTTAAGAACTACACGATCAAATAACATGTACTTGTTCGTTCTTTGTAATAAACCAGCTTTGAATTTTCCCTCACAATTTctgttataaaaataaaaaacagttcCGATCCAACAAAAAGTTTATGCTGTTATTGGTCATGCGAATTTTATGTTAAACAAACCTAGTGAAGAACAAATTCTGCTAATAATATCATGGTCTGGTGTTGAATGCTGCTTTTGATCTTAAGGCATTGTTGAGCATAACTCCTATTCACCGATAAGTAGATAGATGCTAGAGCTTTTCAAGCGTAACAAGCATAGTAGTGCAAGACTCTACTTTTGGAGATGCAAGAAAAATTGATCGAACCCTAATCAATCGTTTTTGTTCTACGGTGCATTTACTTGTCGATTATTTGAACTTATCTACTGCTATAAATTTTGTGACACTGTATCGTAGACTTTATCATAAAGCTTATGacatttttgttatatattttttaattttaattttataaattcttcaaaaataactaatgacaacaacttataacatatATAAATGGATTTTATCCTTCGTTATAAAAATAGCTTACTCATAAGCACTTATTTTATTAAGCACTTAAGTAAACACTTACCTTGATCACGGAAGGCTGCCCTGCCGCACGTAAAAAGTACCCTCCAACTACCATCACATACATCCCTACAAATaatcaaaatcaaagaaaatttgatttgatattgaATTGAATCGCATAACGTGCCACAAAAGCTTTGATTTTGAACAGTGAAGAAAGTGTAAAGAAACAAAACTTACCAGCTTTCAATTGACGTTGACGGAACTCGCCGGAAAGTGAGAGTTCAATGACGCCAGTGCCATCGTCAAGAAGAAAAGGTCCGCCGCCGTCGGAGGACACCAGAACGCCCTGCGGTTAAGGCATTTAAGAAAAAGCAAAAACGACGGCGTTTTAGAAATGAACGTAGAGAGAGAAAAAGGAATGAAACCTGTAACCACGCGCGTTGGAAGAGGATGGCGCCGAGGGTGAAACTATTCTGAAGTGTTCCAGAGGAAACTTCTCGAGCGTGTTTAAGTTGTGAGCATAAAAGCTTCAACGCTGCCAAACTGTAATCCATTGCGCGGAGTCTCTTTGTGCTCAACACTCTCctaatttatttgatttgttggtactAATACTAAGGCTTCTTCTACttgcataatttatttttattttttaataaataaaatttgtataCTTTTTCAAATGTTTAAGAATGAGAAAGATTTAGGCAATTAGATGTTACTTTAATTTAAAttctcattaaaaaaattgttgtggTTGTCTTTgtacatatgtttttttttaggaCTTTAGTGAATCACTATATAATAAATGAGCCAAAATTGGTTTTATCAGCCTCAGACATAGATCAATATCTAATAAAGATATGATTAAGAATACATTTGTTATTGATAGAGGATATATGAATATGTGATTTGAAACAATCAAGTTTGATTCTCAATCACCATTAAAATGACAAATCAATCATGATCAATTGCATTGAATGATATTTAGTGAGATTTCGTGTAAGGCAGATCAAAATTGTTGTTATATAAGGAGAATAACACGAGAGGAAAAGTCACTGACAATTCACGAAATTTTTCGATTGTGGCTTTACTAGTCTCCAATAGTAGAACTATCATTAGTGCACTTTTATAAGTACATTTAGCTCCCACCGTGTGCCCTGGTAAAACTAATCTAAGCCACACACACCTTCAACAATATTCTAATCTCATCTTATGATGACAAAAGTTGtgaacaacatcaacaataacCCCTGGTGGCCGTGCTGCAATAATAGAGATTCTCAATGCTATGGATGAGTTGCTTCACCAAACGAAGTGTTATAAGAAAGTGTCTATGACTTATAACATTAGAAACACACAAAGCCAAATGTGGACAGGGGAGAGGATCGATCCCACAAACCCCCAACCACTCGCAGCGGAAATTTGGGACACTTAGGTCCTAAAAACTTCAAATCAACGCCCTTGGTGTCATTCGACAGCAAGAGCGATCCCCAGGAGCATATCATCACCATCAACACCCAGATGACTATCGTTGGAGTTAACAACTCACTAAAGTGCAAAGTGGTGGTCGAAGTCGTTAATATTGTGGAAATTGAGAATGGTGAGAGGTATATGTCACCCATTGTCAGATATGTAATGAGCAAGGAGTTACAAGCTGATGATCCAAAAGATCAAAAGACTCTACACCCCTTACATCATGATCTTTGAAAGGTCATACGAAATAGACTGAGCCACGCATATACTGAGCTGTTTTCCATAAGAGGAGGTATATCTGGTTTTAACAGAAGTTCATGAAGGCATATGATGAAGCCACATAGGTGGGCGGGCCTTGGAAAGCAAGCTACATGGGGCTAGATACTAGTGGTCGACCATGTAAAGAGACAACCCCAAATTTTTAAATCGACGTGACAAGCGCCAATGGTTGTCAAACTTCATCCATGCCTAAACCTAGATATTGAACTCAGTTATATCACCCTGGTTTTTCTACCAATATGGTGTAGATATCTTGGGGCCATTTCCTATAGCTCTAGTCAACTTAAATATCTTTTGGTCGGGGTGGATTAATTCCCCAAATGGGTGGAAGAAGAGGTCGTTGCAAAAATAACGATAGAATGGGTACAATACTTTTATTGGAGGAATATTATTTGCAGGTTTGGTATCCCAAAAACCATTATCTTTGACAACGAGACACAACTCCCCATCTCCTTGATGGTCGATTTTGCTAGAAACTAGGAATACAAACAAAGTTTATCTTGTTTGAGCATCCACAAGAGAATGGTCAGGCAGAGACATCCAACAAAATCACACTCTCTAGGATGAGAAAGAAACTGGAAGAGGCTAAGAGACTTTGGGTCAAGATACAAGATACTGTGGTCATATCATACAACTCCAAACTCATCACCCAATGAAACCCCCTTTAGAATGGTCTATGGTGAATACACAATGCTCTTAGTGGAAATCAACACGCCCACATGGAAAAGGGAGCACTTCAACAAAGTAAACAATCAGGTCGAGCTAGGAAACTCTTTCGACATGATAAATGAAATAAGAGACATGAACCAAATTCAAGAATTTAAAAGGAATCAAAAATAGGAAAGAAGATACAACTTTAATGTGAGACCAAGGACAATAAATGAGGGAAACCTAGTACTGAAACAAGTTGGAGCGCTAACCAAGAAAGGAAAGTTGTACTTGAACTAGGAATATCCTTTCTGAGTATGACAAAAGTTATCCCAGGGGGCCTACAAGCTAGGAAGTATTGAAGGAGAGGAAAATGTTATCAATTTAAGATATTATTACAATTGACCGAGCCTCTAAGGTCGAACACTATGGAActgttagttccatggttttgtgATTGGCATAATTTTGCTAAAATATGGTTCTTAgttgatgttgagcaagatgttgaaacatcttgacCCACTGTCATAACAGGTTCAACTATTATGTGTTTTGCATATGTTTTTccagatgttgtgacatcctaCACCAGAACATCATTACAGTTCAGACTGGTTTTTAATCCttaaaagatttgattgaaaaatatgagattcgGGAAGATTCAGATACTCATCACAGGCACGGGCAATCAAGAAGTTTTTAGGAGAAATGCAAACTTGATTCAGTTTCAGAAAAAAGGATCTTTGAGACTCTTTTAGGACactaggatttgatttgatttaatttgttccTATTTTTGTGTAAAGAAGCAAATTGGATTCTATTCAGAAGTCTAAGCCCATACTGCAAGAGTCAATAAATAAGGACTTGTTAAACCTATTTTTTGCAAGCATTTACAAATAGAAACCGTGTGTACAAAACAAGGGTTGGTGTTTTTGGAGCCCTTTAAGTTCTTTGTGTGTTCTTTTCTCTCTGTCACTCATTGTATCTTCTAATACATTGAAGTGGACgtttgttctcactcttgaagcttttaagaaaaagagttgagtattgttctcaaTTAAAGCTTTTAAGTAAGAtaaagtattgttcttagttaaggTTCTTGACTAACTATTGTTTAtttgaaagtgtaatctttctatttgGTTCCTCTAGTCACGAGTTGTGTGACTGTttttatcactgcggtgattggaagtgggatgtcgatttctcatatctagatgttaatttttaggtagaagttgcattgggtaatGATTAGGAGAAAATTGTAAATTAGGaatgtttaggctttgaactagtactgctaatagtggatttccttcatggcttaGTAGCCCCCAGATTAGGCGTTGTTGTACTGAACCGAATTAACAATTTACTATGTTATTTGTGATTATGCATTTAATTTCAGTTTTGATAATTGTGCTATCAGTCAATAGATGTTATAACACCTGTCTTGATACTATGTGTTGTTAGGATATCTGTCTTGACATCTGTTTGTAAGTGCCATAATTTCAATTAGCATCAGAGCAGACACCCTTTTCTGTTTATTGGGTGAGCTCCAGGGAGAataatttctggtactttggatTTTGAGAAAAGATTGTCAAACACCATTGTATTTCTTGGAAGTTAATTTAAAAGCATGTTACAAAGACTGGAAAGAAGGGGAAGAGCAAAATTCAAAAACACCTCATCTGACATCAACAATATCCATAAGATCCAAGATAAAAGGATTCAGCGCAGTGAATGTAAAGAACTTAGGCATATTAGAATAGAATCTCCTAAGTGTCTCAAATCTAAAGGACTGTCTGCTTTTTGATCATATGATGAATCCGCTGAAGAAGAATCTGCTAAGACCGTGACTTCCTTAATAGGGAGATGGGATTCTAGAGAAGACTCTAGCAGTGAAGAAATATCCAATGATGATCTTACTATCCCTTTCAGCGAATTGTgcaacaaaagtgaggaagtttACCAAATAGGAGTGAAATAAAGAATGATCATAGCTAAGCTCCAGGCAGAAAAAGGTAGAATACCTTGCTGATAAATATGGACTCCAAAGTAAAGTGACCATATTAACATCTCAACTTGACAACGTGATTAAGGGTGTTAGAAAGTTGAATAATGGATATGATGTTCTGCATAATATTCTTTAAGATGTAAGAGGAGGAATAAGACATACTGGAATTGGGTTTATCCATTAAAGTTTGTTCCTTCTATAATACAAGGTGAAAGCAAGATGTTTAAcctgatgtcacaacatcgtgGGAGATCACAAAAAACTAAACCAGAGTCAAATCTCAGTCTTAGATATGTCAGTTCTATGGAAGAAATGGTCACTCAGAGCAAGTATGTCACAAGCTTCATGGATATCCGAAATATCCATCTCAATCCAATACAAACTCTTTACAGATCAAGACTAAGAAGGGATGGAAAGTAAGAGATATTGTCAAAATTCTCATTGCTCATACCTCTCTTAAAGTCTCATTAAATGAAGATTGATATTTTGACAATGGATGCTCTAAGCACATGACGAGAGTAATGAGCATATTAGAAGATACCAAACCTCATACAATTAGCTATGTTACCTTTGGAGATGGTACCAAAGGAGTAATTAAAGGTGTTGGAAGAATAGTTTGTGAAGGATCTCCTAAGCTTGATATAGTCCTATTTGTAGAAGGTCTAACTGTCAACCTAATAAGCATTAGTCAGCTATGTGATCAAGGTTTGAAGGTAAACTTTACAAATTCTGAGTGTTTAGTCATTAATAAGGAAAATGAAGTGCTAATGAAAAGAGAAACATCGAAGGGTGATTGTTATCTATGGACACCTCACGGTATCAGTGATTCCTCCACTTTCATGTTGTCCAAGCAAGATGGAGTCAATCTGTGGCATCAAAAAATTGGCCACTTACACTTGAAAGGTATGAAGAGAATTGTGTCTAAAGAAGCTATCAGAGGAACTCCTAAAATCGAAACTGAAGAAAGAAGAATCTGTGGAGAATTTCAGATAGGAAAGCAAACCGAGATGTCACACCAGAGACTTCAACATCAGACCACTACAAAAGTTCTAGAACTTATTCATATGGATCTGATGGGACCTATGCAAGTTGAAAGTCTTGGTGGAAAAAGGTATGCGTATATTGCTATTGATGATTTTTCTAGGTTCATTTGGGTaaattttattaaagaaaaatcagaagTCTTTGAAGTCTTCAAAGAGTTGTGATAAAAACTTCAAAGAGAGAAGGAAAACAACATTGTTAGGATCACAAGTGACCATGGTAGAGAGTTTGAAAACAACAAGTTTTCTGAATTTTTTGCCTCTGAAAGAATTAATCACGAGTTTTCCTCTCCTATTACTCCCCAACTGAATGGAGttatggaagaaaaaaaatagaactcTACAAGAATCGGTAAGAGTCATGCTTCATGCAAAAAAGCTACCATATCTTTTTTGggcagaagctatgaatactgCTTTTTATATCCccaatagagttaccttaaggaCTGGAACAACAAATACTCTATATGAGTTATGGAAAGGAAGGAAATCCATTGTCAAATACTTTCATGTCTTTGGAAGTAAGTGCTACGTCTTGGCTGATCGtgaacaaagaagaaaaatggatcCCAAAAGTGATGAAGGGAAATTTGGTGATACGTCAGGTCATGATGAAGTCGATAAATTTGGTGATTGATGACTCAAGCACAAACAATGATATGAATATTAAAGACAATGTTGGGACATTCTTCCAAATAGCGGATGAGCCAGAGAATGTGGAAGAAGACAACACCAATGCTGAAATAGCTACTGCTGAACTTGAGGATATTCAAGTCAATAAAAGGCCTTTAAtcagaattcagaaagatcattCTAAAGAACTTATTAAAGGAAATTCTAACCAAGGGATTATTACTAAATTAAGGGAAGTTGTTTCtaaatcttgctttgtttctaaAATTGAACCCAAGAATGTAAAGAAAGCATTAACTGATGAATTCTAGATCAATGTCATGCAAGAGGAACTTAGTTAATTCAATAGGAATGAAGTTTGGGACCTGGTTCGTAGGTCTAATGGAACTAATGTCATTGGTACAAGATGAGTATTCAAGAACAAAACTAATGAAAGTGGAGTTGTTACCAGAAATAAGGCCATACTTGTGGCACAAATCTACACCCTGATTGAAGGAGTAGATAATGCTTGGTAAACAATAAAGTACTCGACTTGACATCTTGGGTTCATAGTAGTTTCAAATCTAAGGGTGGCATAAACCATAATCACCTTGTGAATAACTTATTACACTTGCATAATAATCGAAGTAGTATTCTCATGGCGGTtcaatccagtataaatattactcctattATTCATACCTATGTGAAGACTTGATAACTCTTTATCCATGATTCATGAGATGTGATCATCAGTCTATCCATATAATAGTATCAATGATTTAATGTTATCCGATCTCATATTAAATCTTGACTATGGATACTTTACGAATAATGTTCTTATGTTTAATGTGGTATCATGATTAAGTCATACTCAATGTTTCATTAAATGGACTAGTTATTCTAGGgactttaatattttggaaaaacaatACCAACAAAGaaatgcattattattattaatagataaTTCAATATAAGTATCAAATTCTAATAAAACTATTCACCTATAGAGCTTTTACCAATAATCTCCCACTACCAATAAAATTATCAATGGCATGTCAAGTGTTGATACTCTGCATATCTTCACATCTCCTCTATCTAATATCTCTCTAATAAGATGGTATCACCTAAGTATGTGCTTGGATCATTGATGAGATATAGGCTCCCTGGCTTGCGAGATGTCACCATTGTTATCTCAATAGAAATCAACGGGATCCATAATGTAGAACTATGCCAAGTTCACCAATAAATGTCTTGATCTAAACATATTCCATTACTTCATTTGAGGAAAAAATATACTTAGTCTAAGTTGTATAATCAACAAGGCTATCCTGCTTTAAACTTTTTCAACTCACAGTGCCACCATTTAAGTAAAACACATAACCATATTGCAATGAAAAGTCATCCTTATCTGTCTGGAAGCTAGCATCACTGTATTCCATTACACAGGCTCTTACTGACCTCGATATATCAATAATGATTTCTTAGTCCTTCTTAAGTACTTAAGGATAATCTTGAGCATAACCCATTGAACATCACTAGGATCATACTCATTGCACATAAAACATACGAGACATCTAATATAGTACATAACCTGGCATACATGATAAATCCTATTGTAGATGCATATGGGATCTTATTCATGCAATCCCTACAACTATAAAACGCGTAAACAACAACGCCATGATCACCACGGTTCTTCCATACACCGTGGTGACATCTCTAAACTAAGGCGCtcccattattattgttttttgatttaaaattaattgtATATAACAACGGTTATAGAGCCAACTGTGGTGAAATTATCAAGCTTTCATGGATTCGAACCTCAACTCCATCATATATATTATTCCATTAATACTAAGACACGacttatcttttttatttatttttcaataaaaaacttAAGGAGTTATGACTATGGTTGGTTTGTTCCACCGTTGTGATATAGTTTGTTTTTtacttaaaattttaattgtaaATTAAAATCTGGCGCTTCTTTATCAAATTTTACTATGAAAGTAATATATCAGTACGGTTTTTGGTTTTTGCCATGGTGGTATCTTTATAATATTATACACTCCTAGTTAGCTTGTCTCTTCAGTATCCTTTTTCCACTGTAAAAAGAAACTAGACGAAACAATACACAATttcaaccctaaaccctaacgTTCAATACTGTGAAAAAAATACACGATTTCAACCAAAACACCATCGTTCACCCTATCTTGTCTCTTCAGTATCCATTCTTCACTGTATATTTGTCATTTTCGTCATCATCATCAAGGTTGACAACACCATCACGACCGTGACGTCGATAAAGAAGAGTGCACCAACCAAGTTGTCACCATCGAGAAGGACGACAACAACAACACTGTCGTTACCGTAAGGAAGGAAGACAACACCAACACCAACATCATTTAATTAGTCATCATGTTTAGGGTACGTAAGTATTTTCCCCTTGCATCtacaataaaatttatttttcgttgttgtggttgttgtttatgttcttgttgttgtttttgaacaTAGATGTCGACCTTGTTGAGTTCTTCATCAGATACTAGCGAAAAACATCAAACAAATGAGTGTTGTGCGAAAGAAACTCAAACAAATAATACTCAATAAAAAAGATaacaaagaggtgtcacaatgatGCCCCAATTCACATCAGTCCGTAACTCATCAAGTTAAAATAATCTAATCGAATTTGATTCGTTCTACATAGTAGTTGATTGTGAATATTACTCTACTTTTAAGAGTTATGATGCGTTCCTTGGCCGAAGCAAAGTAAGTATATTGATAGATAATTGGAAAAAAGTGGATGagaaagtcaaagaaatcatATGGACAAACGTTAAGGtattacatactataattttCATATATTAGATATCACTACCTATAATTTCTAATACATTGATTTAAATGTAATTGAATTTTGAGTTTACCCATAACTCAAAGTTGAAAAAAAAGTGTATCTCTTATGCCGGTACTCGTTGGAGGGGATTTAAGTCACAACTCACGGCTGACTACATTAGGAAGCCTAAGAGCGATCTTCATCTTCCATGGAAAAGATATAGTTTTATATCAAAGAAGAAATGGAAGAAGTTTGCGAAGATACGTCATTCTGAGGAATTCAAGGTTAGTACTAGTCTTATTTAACCGATAATGTTATGCTAATGAGTTAATACTAATCATATATAATTTTCACTATGTTAATAACAATTTAAAAGCCAACTTGGAATACGTAACAAGGCAAAGAACATGTACCCCCATAGATTGTCTCATGGGGATAACAGGAAACTTGAGAAAAGAATCATGCTTGAAAAAAAACCAAAAAGAGGAGATGACCGCATCCCATCCCCACCATCAAGACATGAGAAATGGAAGATGGCTCGATAAAGACCAAATGGAGAGTACACCTCTGAGGCGACAAGAGTATTTACCGAGAAAATTGTAagtatgatttattttgattatgttatttattatttaaatgcgttGGTAACAATATACGTAAGTTGCTCATGTTGTGCAGGATAAGTTGGTTGAGGCGAATTGTGAAGGCACATTTATTCTAGAAGCATGACATGACGTATTATTTGAAGCAATCGGGACATATGAGCATAGTGGGCGTGTCTGTGGTGTGAGAGAAGGTGTCGGCTTGAGGTTATTCTTTGGGTCTAAAAAGAGTACCATAGTGCACAAAAACAAAAGATTGATAATTTTGAGAAGAAGAACAAAGGAGGATGTTAGACGAGGAGAGGGAAAAGGGGAGAAAGATATGGAAAGGTTTCAAGAGTTATATCTGATATGTGATTTACTTGAGATTTTAGTGTTTTATCAGAAATGTATGATATATATTATGCTTATTTTTGTTCTAACTGAATATTATGATGTAAAGATTAAGTGAAAACCTCGAACAACATACAAATGAAGATCAACATTatgttgatggtgatgatgatcatGATCATGATCAAACTCCAAGTAGAAGTGTTGTACATTCATTTTCTTTGATATTATAACTAGTTTAGCATGTAATATGTTTTTTTCATATTCAATGTACAGTGTTGTGGAGCAATTGAATATGATGAAAAATGTTAGAAGAAAGCCCTCACCGATATATCATAAAGCAAGTGGCCCGATTACCCGTTTCTTTCATTTACATTCATGTATGGTTATATTCATGTGCGGTTACATTCATGTGTGGTTACATTTATTTTTAGACGAGGAAACAACCCGAGAAATACGAGTGTGGGTATTATGTCACGAAACACATGTTAAACATTGTCCTTGTCGGCATTGTTGATTCATGGGATAAGGTATATATGTCATAATATGTttacatatattaatatataagttGACTATTGAATTATTATCATGCatgatattttcttttttgctctCTCATATGTAGATGTTTAACGATGTAACCTCATTCCTCGTTGAGGACTTTGTCGATCTTCGTAAATGTTGGGCGTATATCCACAATGTGCTTAAGAGTCCTGCTATTTAATTTATTGAGACGTGCTAATGACTTATTTTGTGTATATGACGATGTGAATATTACTTTTGACTTAAACATATTGTGTTTGATGTAAATACTAATTTTGCCTTTTGATGCACAATGTTAGCTGTTTTTTATGCATAGTTAACAAAAATACAAGTTGTTGTAAATTCTTTGATATGGTTATAATAGTTACAtgataaaaaatgggaagaatttgagaagcagagaattgcATATTTAAAACAGAGGAGGTTTTGACAGCGGTTATAAAACCTAACCGTGATTATATATTGAACGGTGACCAGAATAATATAAATTACAAAATGTTGACGCTGAGAATCGAATATGGGACCTTTAGTTATATCACAACGGTTGGGTTAACAAACTGTTGTGATATGGCACACGCTTTGTAGAATACAACAACGGTCCCAGGACCGTGATTGTAAGTATCTCATATACAACCACACGCTACATAACAACGCCCAGTCCCGCGTTGTTGTATATCTTTCCCAACCGTTATTGAAATATCTTTTCCGTAGTAGTTCCCTTTCTTCCTTAGTTGAAGGGAATTATTGTTTTGATAGACAGAAGtcattatgcatatgtatgaatcaTTTCTTTTGAGATATTAAAAACATATGGTCAATTGTAGATGTTCAAAGGTGTTATGGTAAATGGGTATGAACCGTATTTTAGTCCCATCAAGTTATCCCTATTGATAAATATACCCCTTCACCATAACACCTTATACTAATAGATGTTATTTATATTCATTCACAATAAcatatttttgcattttatttatttatttttgatatgCAATGGAATTAAAGAAAACAGTATAAGGGGTACTCACCCGATTACAACAGACTCAAAAAGTCCAACGGACTATGACGCCATAAATAGAAATTTCTACACCTATTTGTTTTCGTGCTTATTACATGCCAAAACCaagataaattttattttatttaaataacatatttttctttatttgaatGACACCACTTCACATGTTATTTAAATAAcatattttcatgattttttaaaaataacaatgCTTCATATTATCTGGATAACAGCCTTTTCATGTTATTTGAATaacatattttcatattattttaaataacaccCTTTCAATGTCATTTGAATAATATCTCATTATATATTTGAATAATATCTCATTATATGAAtcgtattatatatttaattattagatATTCTTATAGTTATAAGGTCTAAATAAACTTTTTAAAGGCTTAGTTATTTTCGAATTTTATATTGCATTATATAAAACCACTAAAGAAGCGTTGACAATATAAGAAAAGTTGAAAAAATATCAAATGATTTCAAAAGCTAATTGAATTTTTTAGTCTATCATACATCGGAAAAAAAGGAATAAGAACAATCTTTTACATACAATGAAAAAACTCTAGTTTCAtatttttctcttcctttctaaAAGCTCATAAGTGAGCCAAGACTATTATATTAGAAAAACCCAtataataaagtaatatattaccAAAAGTACtttattaatctaattaaattgatttaaaagCCCTAATTTATATCCCTAATGGTAATTTCATCTAAAATTATCAATTTTGATCCTAATTTATTGCAATTGATATGTTTCTTAATTTTTGCCCACAGATATTAACGTGAAGCAGTGTATCTATTCCAAGTGAACATTTTGCATTGTAACCATGAAAAACCTTCCTCCTTCCGTCATTTAATTTGGCA encodes:
- the LOC131635977 gene encoding uncharacterized protein LOC131635977 is translated as MDYSLAALKLLCSQLKHAREVSSGTLQNSFTLGAILFQRAWLQGVLVSSDGGGPFLLDDGTGVIELSLSGEFRQRQLKAGMYVMVVGGYFLRAAGQPSVIKVHKIVDLSSSPDREAMWYLEVIEAYKLFYQPLIDEFM